A part of Micromonospora chersina genomic DNA contains:
- a CDS encoding YhjD/YihY/BrkB family envelope integrity protein gives MGERWQTAKRITSAAFRPVRGRDLSLHAAAITFYGAIAVVPVALLAIWLTGLVAGDDRVRRLTAYAINTLPTDIGANRAVAALVEAGLGLTPLLALASLLPASLYGEGLRRAFVSVAVPRGQAETLVGWRGRLLLLPLLAPAPALLLSVLLALPLTTHLVRQGGWLGALGVVLSFLATWLVLTPVLMWVFRVVGPAAPDWLATLLLGSFTAANLSGFLHGFVLFCSLPLDLGAPFGGFDEIGGGVAVLLWLYLFHVIVLAGYSATLVFFRWRAGRAAAGS, from the coding sequence ATGGGTGAGCGGTGGCAGACGGCGAAACGGATCACCAGTGCGGCGTTCCGGCCGGTACGCGGGCGGGACCTCTCGCTGCACGCCGCCGCGATCACCTTCTACGGTGCGATCGCCGTGGTGCCGGTGGCGCTGCTGGCCATCTGGCTCACCGGCCTGGTGGCCGGGGACGACCGGGTGCGCCGGCTCACCGCGTACGCGATCAACACGCTCCCCACCGACATCGGCGCCAACCGGGCGGTGGCCGCGCTCGTGGAGGCCGGGTTGGGCCTGACCCCGCTGCTGGCGCTGGCCTCGCTGCTGCCGGCGTCGCTCTACGGCGAGGGGCTGCGCCGGGCGTTCGTCTCGGTCGCCGTCCCGCGCGGCCAGGCCGAGACGCTTGTCGGGTGGCGGGGCCGGCTGCTGCTGCTCCCGCTGCTCGCCCCGGCCCCGGCGCTGCTGCTGTCGGTCCTGCTGGCGCTGCCGCTCACCACCCACCTGGTCCGGCAGGGCGGCTGGCTCGGCGCGCTCGGTGTGGTGCTGTCCTTCCTGGCCACCTGGCTGGTGCTCACCCCGGTGCTGATGTGGGTGTTCCGGGTGGTCGGGCCGGCCGCCCCGGACTGGCTCGCCACACTCCTCCTGGGCTCGTTCACCGCGGCGAACCTCTCCGGGTTCCTGCACGGCTTCGTGCTGTTCTGCTCGCTGCCGCTGGACCTGGGGGCGCCGTTCGGCGGGTTCGACGAGATCGGCGGCGGGGTCGCGGTGCTGCTGTGGCTCTACCTGTTCCACGTGATCGTGCTGGCCGGCTACTCGGCCACCCTGGTGTTCTTCCGCTGGCGGGCCGGCCGCGCCGCCGCCGGCTCCTGA
- a CDS encoding phytoene desaturase family protein has translation MSEASELPSRADVVVVGSGHNGLVSAILLARAGLDVLVLEAAEVIGGATRTENPFPKVPGLRHSTGSYLLGLMPPELLTALDVTIPVLRRDPHYFLPTPGGLGSPYLLFGSDAAASRRQLAEMFSPADAAADDALQAELAQLREDLAPAWLTEPLPVEETAERYVRPGLRQVFVDLVRGSVADYLARFDFRSELLVSMYAVTDGLSGLNAGPDDPGTGHNFLVHNMCRLPGSGGTWMIAQGGMGTVSRTFADAARAAGARIVTGAPVTAVTLDGGAAAGVVLADGREVTASVVLGACDPYRLMDLLPGGALPAELGARMAAVRRPGTTLKLNLALTGLPRFSCLPEGTASPFGSTIHLLPGSASLVGAGGEPPMAALRAMWADVQAGRLPEEPTIEWYLHTTVDPSLSDGAGHHSSALFVQSVPYELAGTTWNAALPGYVDRLIDICERYAPGTRDLIADAVPLPPPGIEAHFGITGGHIHHVDNTVSFTDRMPYATGVDGVYAGSAGCHPAGSVIGAAGHNAARRILSDLGR, from the coding sequence ATGAGCGAAGCGAGTGAGCTGCCGTCCCGCGCCGACGTCGTCGTGGTCGGCTCCGGGCACAACGGTCTGGTCTCGGCGATCCTGCTGGCCCGCGCCGGCCTCGACGTGCTGGTGCTGGAGGCGGCCGAGGTGATCGGCGGGGCGACCCGCACGGAGAACCCGTTCCCGAAGGTGCCCGGGCTGCGGCACTCCACCGGGTCGTACCTGCTCGGGTTGATGCCGCCGGAACTGCTCACCGCCCTCGACGTGACGATCCCGGTGCTGCGCCGCGACCCGCACTACTTCCTGCCCACCCCGGGCGGGCTCGGCTCGCCGTACCTGCTCTTCGGCAGCGACGCCGCGGCGAGTCGGCGGCAGCTCGCGGAGATGTTCTCCCCCGCTGATGCGGCCGCCGACGACGCGCTCCAGGCCGAGCTGGCCCAGCTCCGGGAGGACCTGGCCCCGGCCTGGCTCACCGAGCCGCTGCCGGTCGAGGAGACCGCCGAACGGTACGTCCGGCCCGGGCTCCGGCAGGTCTTCGTCGACCTGGTGCGGGGCTCGGTCGCCGACTACCTGGCCCGCTTCGACTTCCGCTCCGAGCTGCTGGTCAGCATGTACGCGGTCACCGACGGCCTCTCCGGGCTGAACGCCGGCCCGGACGACCCCGGAACGGGGCACAACTTCCTGGTTCACAACATGTGCCGGCTGCCCGGTTCGGGGGGCACCTGGATGATCGCCCAGGGCGGGATGGGGACGGTCTCCCGTACCTTCGCCGACGCCGCGCGGGCGGCCGGCGCCCGCATCGTGACCGGCGCACCGGTCACCGCGGTCACCCTCGACGGCGGCGCGGCCGCCGGGGTCGTGCTGGCCGACGGGCGGGAGGTGACCGCCTCCGTGGTGCTCGGGGCCTGTGACCCGTACCGGCTGATGGACCTGTTGCCCGGCGGCGCGCTCCCGGCGGAGCTGGGCGCGCGGATGGCGGCGGTCCGCCGGCCCGGCACCACGCTCAAGCTCAACCTGGCGCTCACCGGCCTGCCCCGCTTCTCCTGCCTGCCGGAGGGCACGGCGAGCCCGTTCGGCTCCACCATCCACCTGCTCCCCGGCTCGGCCTCGCTGGTGGGCGCCGGCGGCGAGCCGCCGATGGCCGCGCTGCGCGCCATGTGGGCGGACGTGCAGGCCGGGCGGCTGCCCGAGGAGCCCACGATCGAGTGGTACCTGCACACCACCGTCGACCCGTCGCTCTCCGACGGCGCCGGGCACCACTCGTCGGCGCTGTTCGTCCAGTCGGTCCCCTACGAGCTGGCCGGCACCACCTGGAACGCGGCGCTGCCCGGCTACGTCGACCGCCTCATCGACATCTGCGAGCGGTACGCCCCGGGCACCCGCGACCTGATCGCCGACGCGGTGCCGCTGCCCCCGCCGGGCATCGAGGCGCACTTCGGCATCACCGGCGGGCACATCCACCACGTCGACAACACCGTCTCGTTCACCGACCGGATGCCCTACGCCACCGGGGTCGACGGCGTCTACGCGGGCAGCGCCGGCTGTCACCCGGCCGGCAGCGTGATCGGCGCGGCCGGGCACAACGCCGCCCGGCGGATCCTCAGCGACCTCGGTCGCTGA
- a CDS encoding TMEM175 family protein — MTRDASRVETFSDGVFAVVLTVMAVELLQNGPARDPGRQLPDALVQAWPTYLAYVITFGIAGQIWLGHHNMWRYVVRVDQALLMFNLLVLLFVAAIPFTADLLADNLRGSETEQRLTAVLYLGTVLGESLFFNLSWWWARRRRLLHPDLDPQLARAVSRRLVVRPLLYTVAFAFVFVDPILSLLLYLLLLVGLSLVRRPGDLPRSAGAGGEVSDRGR; from the coding sequence ATGACCCGGGACGCCTCCCGGGTGGAGACGTTCAGCGACGGCGTCTTCGCGGTCGTGCTGACGGTGATGGCCGTCGAACTGCTCCAGAACGGGCCGGCCCGGGATCCCGGGCGGCAGCTCCCCGACGCCCTCGTCCAGGCCTGGCCGACCTACCTGGCGTACGTGATCACCTTCGGGATCGCCGGCCAGATCTGGCTCGGCCACCACAACATGTGGCGGTACGTGGTCCGCGTCGACCAGGCGCTGCTCATGTTCAACCTGCTCGTGCTGCTCTTCGTGGCGGCGATCCCGTTCACCGCCGACCTGCTGGCGGACAACCTGCGCGGCAGCGAGACCGAGCAGCGGCTGACCGCCGTCCTGTACCTCGGCACCGTGCTGGGCGAGTCGCTCTTCTTCAACCTGAGCTGGTGGTGGGCCCGCCGGCGCCGGCTGCTCCACCCCGACCTGGACCCGCAACTGGCCCGGGCGGTCTCGCGCCGGCTGGTGGTGCGCCCGCTGCTCTACACGGTGGCCTTCGCCTTCGTCTTCGTCGACCCGATCCTCAGCCTGCTCCTCTACCTGCTGCTGCTCGTCGGCCTTTCCCTCGTCCGCCGCCCCGGCGACCTGCCCCGCTCCGCCGGGGCCGGCGGCGAGGTCAGCGACCGAGGTCGCTGA
- a CDS encoding Rieske 2Fe-2S domain-containing protein: MRVTGTGHASMRIDTPAGSILCDPWVNPAYFASWFPFPDNSQLDWATLGQCDYLYVSHLHRDHFDAKHLRDHISKDATVLLPEFPTSEMEDELRELGFTKFLKAPNEQVVELPGGLKIMIQALTSPTDGPIGDSSLWVEYDGVRLLNQNDARPTDLTVFAELGHVHAHLLQFSGAIWYPMVYELPQAAKTAFGKQKRERQFDRTWRYIDDLKADHVFPIAGPPCFLDDELYQFNDVFGDEGNIFPDQSVFLSEYAKVGGTNGIVLLPGSVAEVTTEGATTTHPVPVEEFFANKRAHLEEMRERKRPVIEAEKASWRHPEVDVLGEMKRRIEPLLDESIYLAKGVGGPVRFDLVGYDGESVESIVVDFPGKEVRPYADEKVRYRFRTERALIEHLLHIGEVDWVNSLFLSCRFSAARIGQYNEFVYAFFKCLSEERLQYAEGWYDEHERAVDAEDITLDGWVVQRRCPHLKADLSRFGIVDGDQLTCQLHGWKFDLSSGRCLTSVGHKIRAHRADAETPAPAGEAIS; the protein is encoded by the coding sequence GTGCGAGTGACCGGTACGGGCCATGCCAGCATGCGGATCGACACGCCCGCGGGCAGCATCCTGTGCGACCCGTGGGTCAATCCCGCCTACTTCGCCTCCTGGTTCCCCTTCCCGGACAACTCCCAGCTCGACTGGGCGACCCTCGGCCAGTGCGACTACCTGTACGTGTCGCACCTGCACCGGGACCACTTCGACGCCAAGCACCTGCGGGACCACATCTCCAAGGACGCCACCGTCCTGCTGCCCGAGTTCCCCACCTCGGAGATGGAGGACGAGCTGCGGGAGCTGGGCTTCACCAAGTTCCTCAAGGCCCCGAACGAGCAGGTCGTGGAGCTGCCCGGCGGCCTGAAGATCATGATCCAGGCGCTGACCAGCCCGACCGACGGCCCGATCGGCGACTCGTCGCTGTGGGTCGAGTACGACGGGGTCCGGCTGCTCAACCAGAACGACGCCCGCCCGACCGACCTCACGGTCTTCGCGGAACTGGGCCACGTGCACGCCCACCTGCTCCAGTTCTCCGGCGCGATCTGGTACCCGATGGTCTACGAGCTGCCGCAGGCGGCGAAGACCGCGTTCGGCAAGCAGAAGCGGGAGCGGCAGTTCGACCGCACCTGGCGCTACATCGACGACCTGAAGGCCGACCACGTCTTCCCGATCGCCGGCCCGCCCTGCTTCCTCGACGACGAGCTGTACCAGTTCAACGACGTCTTCGGCGACGAGGGGAACATTTTCCCCGACCAGTCGGTGTTCCTGTCGGAGTACGCCAAGGTCGGCGGCACCAACGGCATCGTGCTGCTGCCGGGCAGCGTCGCCGAGGTCACCACCGAGGGCGCGACCACCACCCACCCGGTGCCGGTCGAGGAGTTCTTCGCGAACAAGCGGGCCCACCTGGAGGAGATGCGGGAGCGCAAGCGCCCGGTCATCGAGGCGGAGAAGGCGTCCTGGCGGCACCCCGAGGTCGACGTGCTCGGCGAGATGAAGCGCCGGATCGAGCCGCTGCTGGACGAGTCGATCTACCTGGCCAAGGGCGTGGGCGGGCCGGTCCGCTTCGACCTGGTCGGCTACGACGGCGAGAGCGTCGAATCCATCGTGGTGGACTTCCCGGGCAAGGAGGTCCGGCCGTACGCGGACGAGAAGGTCCGCTACCGGTTCCGCACCGAGCGGGCGCTCATCGAGCACCTGCTGCACATCGGCGAGGTGGACTGGGTCAACTCGCTCTTCCTGTCCTGCCGGTTCTCGGCGGCCCGGATCGGCCAGTACAACGAGTTCGTCTACGCGTTCTTCAAGTGCCTCTCCGAGGAGCGGCTCCAGTACGCCGAGGGCTGGTACGACGAGCACGAGCGGGCCGTCGACGCCGAGGACATCACCCTCGACGGCTGGGTGGTGCAGCGCCGCTGCCCGCACCTGAAGGCCGACCTGAGCCGCTTCGGAATCGTGGACGGCGACCAGCTCACCTGCCAGCTGCACGGGTGGAAGTTCGACCTGTCCAGCGGCCGCTGCCTCACCAGCGTCGGACACAAGATCCGCGCGCACCGCGCCGACGCGGAGACCCCCGCCCCCGCCGGCGAGGCGATCAGCTGA
- a CDS encoding DUF2631 domain-containing protein yields the protein MAGSEPVTAPDQHKPGHRRSGRIGAVLSAAVLVLMALCGNHEGNVENIWLFGLAALLLAVVIGDAVLRRNGLRS from the coding sequence GTGGCAGGAAGCGAGCCGGTAACCGCGCCAGATCAGCACAAGCCCGGACACCGCAGGTCCGGACGGATCGGGGCGGTGCTGTCGGCGGCGGTGTTGGTGCTCATGGCGCTCTGCGGCAACCACGAGGGCAACGTGGAGAACATCTGGCTGTTCGGGCTCGCGGCGCTGCTGCTGGCCGTCGTCATCGGCGACGCCGTGCTGCGCCGCAACGGCCTGCGGTCCTGA